In one Stenotrophomonas maltophilia genomic region, the following are encoded:
- a CDS encoding M48 family metalloprotease encodes MVAPCPATLGAPRPRTSRLRALLLSTAVTFALAMPLAQAQEKLPDIGSSAGELLTPARQAEYGAMMLRELRNYGYLLDDPLVNDWLQTMGTRLGSNSDQPRQPYTFFVMKDRQINAFATLGGYIGVNAGLVLTAEREDEVAAVLSHEIAHVTQQHVLRGVERAQRDQIPILLGMLAAVVAAQASNSTSSGNATMAAISSGMGLMQQRQINYTRSNESEADRLGIRTLSRSGYDVDAMAGFFERMSTAMRGNEGGYSVPEFLRTHPVNITRISEAKARAEQMKKDTVLLTTTTPSGERRERVDPADPTLSEPLLRGSNPLLPSSVLRVPVGQLSRGPSGDFDWARERLRVLSADSTGEVEREYADLGKRQKSGLNDAQRYGQALAVMRGGRSGAGEARQTLNGLLQAHPDSLWVALALAEAESRSGQATQANARFEQLLREHPNSRPVALTYAEILNEQGNREAGQRAQAMLRPLLSQSGNDPVFQQRYARASELAGDSVRASEAYAEAAFLSGRPEQALMQLQALKRNPALDYVGRARVDARIESITPTVLELRRQGVQDPDLDRR; translated from the coding sequence CCTCGGCCGGCGAGCTGCTGACCCCGGCCCGCCAGGCCGAGTACGGCGCGATGATGCTGCGCGAGCTGCGCAACTATGGCTACCTGCTGGACGATCCGCTGGTCAATGACTGGCTGCAGACCATGGGCACCCGCCTGGGGTCCAACAGCGACCAGCCGCGCCAGCCCTACACCTTCTTCGTGATGAAGGACCGCCAGATCAACGCCTTCGCGACCCTGGGCGGCTACATCGGGGTCAACGCCGGGCTGGTGCTGACGGCCGAACGCGAAGACGAGGTTGCCGCGGTGCTGTCACACGAAATCGCCCACGTCACCCAGCAGCACGTGCTGCGCGGGGTCGAGCGCGCCCAGCGCGACCAGATCCCGATCCTGCTGGGCATGCTGGCGGCGGTGGTGGCGGCACAGGCCAGCAACAGCACCTCTTCAGGCAATGCGACCATGGCCGCGATCAGCTCGGGCATGGGCCTGATGCAGCAGCGGCAGATCAACTACACCCGCTCCAACGAATCGGAAGCCGATCGGCTGGGCATACGCACCCTGTCACGCAGCGGTTACGACGTGGACGCGATGGCCGGCTTCTTCGAGCGGATGTCGACGGCCATGCGCGGCAACGAGGGCGGCTACAGCGTGCCGGAGTTCCTGCGCACGCACCCGGTCAACATCACCCGCATCAGCGAAGCGAAGGCCCGCGCCGAGCAGATGAAGAAGGACACGGTGCTGCTGACCACCACCACGCCCAGCGGCGAGCGCAGGGAACGGGTGGACCCGGCCGACCCGACCCTGTCCGAACCGCTGCTGCGCGGCAGCAACCCGCTGCTGCCAAGCAGTGTGCTGCGGGTGCCGGTTGGCCAGCTCAGCCGGGGCCCCAGCGGCGACTTCGACTGGGCACGTGAACGGTTGCGGGTGCTCAGTGCCGACTCCACCGGCGAGGTGGAGCGCGAGTACGCCGACCTGGGCAAACGCCAGAAGAGTGGATTGAACGATGCCCAGCGCTACGGCCAGGCCCTGGCGGTCATGCGGGGGGGACGCAGCGGTGCCGGCGAGGCGCGGCAGACCCTGAACGGCCTGCTGCAGGCCCATCCGGACAGCCTGTGGGTAGCCCTGGCCCTGGCCGAGGCCGAATCGCGCTCGGGCCAGGCCACGCAGGCCAATGCCCGTTTCGAGCAGCTGCTGCGTGAGCATCCCAACAGTCGGCCCGTCGCGCTGACCTACGCCGAGATCCTCAACGAACAGGGCAACCGCGAGGCGGGGCAGCGCGCGCAGGCCATGCTGCGGCCGCTGCTGTCGCAAAGTGGTAACGATCCGGTGTTCCAGCAGCGCTACGCCCGTGCCAGCGAGCTGGCCGGGGACAGCGTCCGTGCCAGCGAGGCCTACGCCGAGGCCGCCTTCCTCAGCGGCCGGCCGGAGCAGGCGCTGATGCAGCTGCAGGCGCTCAAGCGCAATCCCGCACTGGACTACGTGGGACGGGCCCGGGTCGACGCGCGCATCGAATCGATCACCCCGACCGTGCTGGAGCTGCGCCGGCAGGGCGTGCAGGACCCCGATCTGGACCGCCGCTGA